GATTTTTTGTTGTTTGGAGTGAGCAAAATGTATTCCTGGTATCTGGCGTAGGAGAAATGATACATTAGCTTATCCGCGCTTAATAGATAGAACAGATTCATCAAGACAGGCAAAAATCAAAAAGCTTAAATAATAAAATATAGATTTTTATTTTTATAAATATACTTTTATTTGTTTCCTGTAGTAAACCTAAAAAGGAGAATGAAGGAAAAACAGATATTATTACTAATGATTATTTTTCAATTGCGACAAATTTGAAAACTTTGAAAAAAGTTAACAAAACTATCTTGAGCGATTCCTTAATAAAAATTGAAGGCAGTTTTAGCCAGTATTTAGTTGAGGGCTATATAAACAATGCAGGACAAAGAATAAATTGGTGGAAAATAGTGGACACAAAGAATAATAATGCTATATTGTGCGTCTAGAATATCGAATAATTGATGATAAAGAAAAAGGTAAATCAATTTATATTTTATAATAATCAAGGAGATTATAAGATAAATAGCAAATATTTTACTAGATCCAAATTGAATAATGTAAAAAATACCATTAGATATAGCTTCTATACACCAAGTGAGTATCCCAAGAAGAATTTGTTAAAAAAAAATGAATATTTTCTTTTTATTGACAATAAAGAAGTAGGCCATGTAGATTTATGGTATTAAGTTGATACGTCCCTAGTAGCTTATTGTACTTTGCTCTTAGGTCATAATAGTGAGGAGATGATTTACTATTTTTTATTTCCCGCCAATAATCTGAATTTTGCCTAGCTCAATATCTGTTTTTTCTCCCCACGGATTTCCTGAGTTAAACACTTAGACTGAAAATAAAAAGTCTCCCATAAAGGAGGATTCAAAAAACACAAATGATGAAAAAAAAAATTTTCGTTCTCAAATGTATAATAAAAACAATATTATTACAGTTATTTAACATTTAAATTTAATTATTATTATAGAATTGATTATATTTGATTTAAGAAAGTCACTTTCTCCATATACTATTTTAGATTCCCCTTCTTAACCTCTTGAATAATCGCACATGATGAGAAAAGAGTTCCCTATCAAGAAGGGGTTTTAATGATTTAAACCTTAATCTTTCGAAACTACTTTTTCATAATTCATTCAATATGTTTCTTTTTTCGCTTTATTTTTACTTACTATATTGGAAGTTTTATTTTTTAATTGACTTTTATAAACTTTAGGCTCTGAAAATGAAAAACTCCTCTAGAATTAACGATTTTTTTACTTTTTTTAAATATAAACAACAATATTAGTCTTTTAGGAATATGAAATGAATGAATGCACACACTATAAAATGATAAACTAAAAAGATTATCAGCATTCTTTAATGCAATTGTCTTCCAATATGCCATATTGATAATTTATTAAATATTTTTTTTTGATGTTTCTAGAAGTAAATAGATTTATGTATAGCACGTAAGATAAGTTGCTATGAATAGCAAAGTGTGATTTTTTTTCCATTGTATTTTTTATGAATAAATAGATTGTAATTTATCTCAGTATGATTTAAAAAGCCTTCCTATAAAAGGAAGACCTTAAAACACATGAATTTCACTATTTCAATAAAAAAATAATACTATTTTAATATTTACTATAAAATTACACTTGATTCTTTTGCATTTCTCAGACTAATTACAATTCAACATTGAGTTGATAAATATCAGAAAATTCTCATAAGTAATATTAAAATTCTCACAAATATTGTTTAAAACAATATTGCCACAAAAATGTGGCAATAGCGTTAAGAATAATATCTTAATATTTAATCGGGTATCTCAAATTTAAATATTTTAATTAACATTTACAATATATAATTAAAAATATTATCGATATATAGTTAAAAACTTAACTTATATATAATGATTAGCCATATATTTTTGTAAATTAGCCATAAAAGAAATCCATAATAGCTATGAATTACAATCAGGCTGTACAACACAAAAAAGAAATTTTGAAAAGTTTAGAGGATTTATTGACTTTTCGTTATTTTGAGATTGTCATTGTACCATCAAAAGCAGAAGATTTCGAGAAGTTTTTGAAAGAATACAGAGCAAATCCTACGAGCTTCACAGATGAAAGTTGTTTAAGTTTTTCGACAGACAATAAATATATGGTTTACAGAATTTGTGAATATAATATTTTGAACTGTCGAGAAGGAAAGATATAGTTTAATATGAAGTTATCTTAGTAGATTTCTGAGTTTGAGGCTCTCGTTCATGGTAAAAAACGACTATGTCAAAATCTTTTCTTAAAAGAGTTATCTCACCATTAATATCAGAGTATCGATATTCAGTATCTTCTGCTGTATAGTTTGGCAAATCATTACTTTTTTTAGCTGATATGTTTGTCCTTCCAAATGTATTGTTTGCTGTATTTTTACTGTGATTAATCGTAACTTCCATATCATCTTCTCTTCATTTGAATATTTAGTGGTCAACCATTGATATTCATATTTAAAAGGTCCTTTCTCTGTAATCCATTTAAATGTCATATCATAAGTAGTATTATAGCTGTAAAATGCCTGAAACGTCTCCATTGTGTTATCCTCAAGATGATCATCAAAAATGGTCGGTCTGATTTCTCCTCCAATGATATCAATAAATAAGGCTTGGTGTCTGTTGAATATCTTTTTAACAACTGATAGGCTCTGATCTTTACTGACTTTACCTGTCATCGATCTACCGATCCAGCAGAATATATTGAGATATTTGATTTTTTTCTTCTTGAAATCTGATGTATTTAGCGGTGAAAAGTGTGATTGATAAATTTTCAGGTTTAAATTTCAATTCGCTTTCTTCAGCCAATAAATCCTTAATAGAATTGTACTTTTCAGCCCATTCTAAAACATATCATCGGCAATAACTTCGGTGGAAATATCATCCTGCCCCTTTCTCATCCTCATGATATAGCGCAGGCGGCATTTGAAGCATTACATCATCGTAATTTTAATAAGAAAAATAGTTTGTATGTAGTAAGTAATGAAATTACAGGAAAAGAAATTGCAGAAACTTTGGGAAAGGCCACAAATATTCCGGATTTGCGATGGGTGGAATTTCCCAATCAGCAATTGCTTGAAAGTCTTTTAAAGCAGGGAATGAGTCCTGAAGTGGCCCATACATATATTATAGATATGGGAATTGCTTTAAGGGAAGGAACTTTGCTGAGAGCCTTTTTTAAAGAAAGTCAGCGTGTATTGCCCGGGGCTACCAGCTTTAAAAAGTTTGCAGACGAATTCGCTAAAATTTTATTTTAAAAAAATGTAAAAATGAAAAGTATAATGAATACAGATTGGTTAATAGTTTCTTGAGATTTGTGCTGTATCTGTTCTTTATTAATATATCCATAATAAACCGATAAAAAGGTAGCCAAGTTGTAACGGCCAGCCTTCCTAGCCCTGCCAAAAGACTACGGCATAAACGGTTTCCTCCCAAATGGTACCCTCCATTTATTCCGTTTCCTTTTGACTTTTACCTTGCCCGTAACAATTTTCTGCTTTCTTTTTTCCGGTTTTTCTTTTGAAAAATATTAGCAAGGCCCAAAAGCTTTGATAGGAAAAGGGAATTAATTATTAAGCAGGTACGGGAAAATAAAGGCTCCGCCGTACACGGAGCAAAACAAATGAAGTTTAATATTGTCAACGAAATTAAATTAACCTATTCAAGGGAGGGGAATGCTGAAAAATTAATAACTAATTCCAATGATGCCGTTGAAGTATTCAGGGCACATTTTGATAGTGGTGAAATTGATTATAGGGAATCATTTTATGCACTGTATTTGAATAACGCCCATAAGGTTCTGGGAATAAAAAGAATTTCGGAATCAGGAATTTCCTCAACCTTGGTAGACATTAGAATTATTATGCAGGCCGCACTTTTATGTAATGCATCATCTCTTATTGTTACGCATAATCATCCATCAGGAAATCTAAAACCATCATCCGAAGATGTAAAAATGACCAATAAAATAAAGGATGCATCGGAATTTTTAAATATACAACTGCTTGACCATTGTATTTTAACTTCTACGGAATATCTATCATTTGCTGATGAAGGATTACTATAAGTAATTTTGAAATTTTACGAATAGTAAAAAAACGGCAAGTTTTAATTGCCGTTTTTGCTTTCTAAACTTCGGGCGAAAAGACAGATCTCCCTACAGTCAAAGTGTCTTTTCGCAGTAAATTTTATTTTGGTATTAGAAATGTTTTTCGATGGGCTCTGCTTTGATTAAGTCTTTATTCTTTACTTTGATCCGCTGATGTCGGCCGCCATTTTTTTCAAATATTTCAATAAACAATACCTGATCGTTAGGTAACGTAAATTGGTCAAAAAGATAAACACTGCTAGATGTAGATTGGGATTCAATACTTTCGGCTGGGGAGTATATCCGAAGTGGGTATAATATTTTATTCTGAACAACGGTACGCTTCAGGTTTTTTTTATCAGTGATTTTGAAATTGATATAATCAACCTGATAATTAATATTTCGGCTGTTCTTAATTTGCAGAACAAAATAGAACCTTCCCTTATATAGGTTCAATGACTTTACTATGAATTCTATGCCATCACTTTTCGAATGGATGTGCCGGGTACTGCGTTTTGAACTTTCACTAAGTGTTTTCATGATATGATCTGTAACAGAGGAGGAATCACCTTTCAGTTCTTCAAAAAGTATTTCAGAATTATTGCCTTTGTAATTGTCCATTCGTAATTTTGAAAGATCATAGCTGAGAGCCTCAGGATAAGGGCTGTACAATACATCAAAACTATAGAATTTGCCATCTTTGGTGATCACTGAAAAATTGGTTTCGGGTTCAAAATCTTTTACGGCTGCTTTAATTCTTAAAACGTTTTCCAAATCATCAGTTTTGCCAGCCGTAATATAATCACTGCCTAAATCAACATATCGTATAGGAGAAGGAAATAAGAGGTGTGTTGTTTTATCATACGTGACTTGCATTTTCTGTGGATCAATCCTTGCCTTATATAGCGCTCTAAACCCAATGGTATCCTGCGCTGTAACAATGGATAGGAAAGAAGTTAAAACAATTGCTAAGAGCTTTATATTAAAAGTTATTCTCATTATTATATGGTTATTTGTTAATTATTTTTTGAAACTAAAAACACAAGGTGTCCTATTTTGACTGTAATTTTTTGCTGTCTGACTTTTTTCTGAAAATATCCTGATATTCCCTGAATGAGTCCTTTGGTCAGATCAGCAGTCACCTGTTGTCCTGCAGACCGGGTCATCATGATGTTTGTTCCTGAGTTCTGACCCATATTGGCTGCAATATCACTGAGAGCGTTTTGTTCAGAGGAGTAGGGTATATACAGTCCCAATTGTCCATCATTATCATAGATATTAACATCAACAGGTTCAATGATTCCCCCGTACGCTATGGTAGAGATGTTCAGGTGTAATCTTCCACCCTGAAAGTTAACCTTAGCTTTTAACACGGTTCCGACAGGGAGTTTTATTTTTCCAAGCATGAGAGACTCCAATAGCCTTATTGCGACCATGCTTTCAGAGGTGACCATTTTTGTTTCATGGATAGCAGCCCGGATGCTGTTGCCGGGTGTAGATTCCTGGAACTGCTTATCTTGAATTCCGGTAAATCTTTTATCATTTAAACTACGGAAAATGATACTGTCTGCAGAATCCCGGTACAAACTTGAAACCACAGAATGCGTGACTGGTGTTGCAACAGTGATTCTGGCTTTAGCAGAAGCTGATACTTCTTTTATCCCACTTTTATTTTCAGGCACCTCATGCTTGGATGCCGGAAGATATTTGGCGGCCAGCTGATAAGATCTTTCCATTAGTTCCAGTTGATCATTAATGCTGGTGCCGACAGGTACTGCTTCGCGTTGTGAAGCTTCTGTTTTTAGTCTATGGATTTCCCTTTTAAGAGTATTCACTTCCTTATCATCCCTACTGTAAAATGAACTTAATGCCTGCTGGGCATTCCGGTAACTGCTGGTTGGATTCTGATTGGATACTGGTGCAGTGCCAGATTCATTTTGTAAAAGTATTGGATTTGGAGCTGAGGTACCTTGAGAAGAATCAGTCCAGTAATCCGATAAGGTTTTGAGCGCATTTTTCTTTTCTTCATTTTTCTGTTCCAGTAATTGCTGTTCATACGCTTTCTGCTTATCGGACTGCAGCTGGCCATCAGAGGCCTGGGGTATAACTGAATTGAACCCTATCTTTGCACTATGGTCTTTCTCTTCTTTGGGGTTAAAAATCAAATACAAACAACCTGCACATACAATGGTCATTAGAAAGTAAATGACAGGTTTCTTCAACTGCTCAATGGTCAGCTTACGGTTTTTTGGTTCATCATTTTTATCACCTTCCGTTACTCTGATATTGGAACTATTTTGGTTTTTCATCTTGATTATTTTGTGAGGAATTATAGAGTGAGTGGTAACCTGCTTTATTTTTGATTGTTACATCTGCAGGCTTAGTAATGATATGCCTTATGGGTGGCATATCTTTGCTGTCGCTTCCTTTTTTCGATGCTATCTGAATGATGATCATCAGTAAGGTCATCAGTGAATATCCTGTAAAAAACAGTGCGGTCAGAAAACGTTGTCTTTTTATGGGAAATGTTTTCCATTGGGCCTCCGTACTTTTTACCCACTGATCAATTCTTATTCTTAATTTTTTCATGCTCTTTCCTTTATCGGTTAACTGTTTCTAAATCTTTATTCTCAACGACATTGAACTTTTCAATTGTAAATCCCTGGGGATTGCTGTCAGATCGGACAGAATTAACCAATGAGCACTGGGTGATCAGGTTTCTTATGGTCAGGTTGCTTGAACGAATAATAAACTGTTTGCCATATGTCTTGACTGCATAGGGATAGCTGCTGAAATCTGCGGTTATACTGTCAACTTCAATTCTCTGTTGTATATTTCCGCTGATGATTCGGTTGTAGTATCCTTTTTCAGAAAGATCTTTGTAATAATTGAACGCCGACTGGTCAGCCAGATTGAATGCTCTTTTAACATTGCTTTCAATTGCACTTTTATCGGGAGCTACTGTAAAGAAAAGCTCATGGAAACGCCTAACATGTTCCCTTGCTTCTACCGGTCTGTTGATGGATATATCCTGAGAAAGTGCAACCATCAATGATTTACCATTGTCCAATACATAAATCTTTTGTCTCTGTTCCTCTGCAAAGCTGTATGACTTATAAACAGCTATACCAACAACTCCCAAGCATAGCAGGGCAAATACAAAAGTGAACAGCCTGATCTGCCTGAAACTGTTTTCTATATTTCTTAAGATTTTAAATTCCATTGTTTTATGATTTTATTATTTAAGAAGTCTGCCGGATATGTTGCCCGCTGCTGAACCGGCCGCAGCACCTGCGACATTTCCTGATTTCTGTGCCATCTGCGTAACATTGCGCATAAAGTTGCCGGCACCTCCTGCCTGAATGACCCATCCTGTAACCGTAGGAACCGTAAAATACCCGATGATTCCAATAATCATATAGATGATATAGACCGTATTGGAAGTGTCAGGAATAAAGTCGGGATCAGCGAGCATCTCGATATCCCTTTCAATAATCAATGACTGGATCTTGGCAAGAACAGCACTGAACATATCTGCTACAGGAAGCCATAAATACACACTTATGTACCGGGTTAACCATTGTGTAAGAGTAGACTGAAAACCATCCCATACCGATATGGCAAAAGCAATAGGTCCGAGAATAGATAATACAATGAGAAAAAATGTCCTGATCGTATCGATGACCAGAGCGGCAGCCTGAAAGAGTATTTCCAGAAATTCACGGAATCCGTCTCTGATATCTTTCTTAATGGCGAACATTTCTCTTTCGATATACATTCCTGACATGGTGACCAGATCTGACGGTGACCATCCGAGCTCTTCCAGCTTTTTATCAAATTCTTCATCCGAAATCAGATAGGCCATTTCAGGGTTTCGAAGCATGGCCTCTTTTTCCAGAAAATCTTTTTTCTGCTGCAGTTCATTAAGGTCTAAGACCTGACCTTCCAGCA
The window above is part of the Chryseobacterium sp. MA9 genome. Proteins encoded here:
- a CDS encoding JAB domain-containing protein, with translation MKFNIVNEIKLTYSREGNAEKLITNSNDAVEVFRAHFDSGEIDYRESFYALYLNNAHKVLGIKRISESGISSTLVDIRIIMQAALLCNASSLIVTHNHPSGNLKPSSEDVKMTNKIKDASEFLNIQLLDHCILTSTEYLSFADEGLL
- the traM gene encoding conjugative transposon protein TraM, coding for MKNQNSSNIRVTEGDKNDEPKNRKLTIEQLKKPVIYFLMTIVCAGCLYLIFNPKEEKDHSAKIGFNSVIPQASDGQLQSDKQKAYEQQLLEQKNEEKKNALKTLSDYWTDSSQGTSAPNPILLQNESGTAPVSNQNPTSSYRNAQQALSSFYSRDDKEVNTLKREIHRLKTEASQREAVPVGTSINDQLELMERSYQLAAKYLPASKHEVPENKSGIKEVSASAKARITVATPVTHSVVSSLYRDSADSIIFRSLNDKRFTGIQDKQFQESTPGNSIRAAIHETKMVTSESMVAIRLLESLMLGKIKLPVGTVLKAKVNFQGGRLHLNISTIAYGGIIEPVDVNIYDNDGQLGLYIPYSSEQNALSDIAANMGQNSGTNIMMTRSAGQQVTADLTKGLIQGISGYFQKKVRQQKITVKIGHLVFLVSKNN
- the traJ gene encoding conjugative transposon protein TraJ → MEPNNLHEVLRSVYEEMMPLCADMAAVAKGVAGLGALFYVSLKVWQALSRAEPIDLFPMLRPFAIGICIMFFSTLVLGSINGVLNPVVQGSHSMLEGQVLDLNELQQKKDFLEKEAMLRNPEMAYLISDEEFDKKLEELGWSPSDLVTMSGMYIEREMFAIKKDIRDGFREFLEILFQAAALVIDTIRTFFLIVLSILGPIAFAISVWDGFQSTLTQWLTRYISVYLWLPVADMFSAVLAKIQSLIIERDIEMLADPDFIPDTSNTVYIIYMIIGIIGYFTVPTVTGWVIQAGGAGNFMRNVTQMAQKSGNVAGAAAGSAAGNISGRLLK
- the traK gene encoding conjugative transposon protein TraK, whose amino-acid sequence is MEFKILRNIENSFRQIRLFTFVFALLCLGVVGIAVYKSYSFAEEQRQKIYVLDNGKSLMVALSQDISINRPVEAREHVRRFHELFFTVAPDKSAIESNVKRAFNLADQSAFNYYKDLSEKGYYNRIISGNIQQRIEVDSITADFSSYPYAVKTYGKQFIIRSSNLTIRNLITQCSLVNSVRSDSNPQGFTIEKFNVVENKDLETVNR
- the traN gene encoding conjugative transposon protein TraN; amino-acid sequence: MRITFNIKLLAIVLTSFLSIVTAQDTIGFRALYKARIDPQKMQVTYDKTTHLLFPSPIRYVDLGSDYITAGKTDDLENVLRIKAAVKDFEPETNFSVITKDGKFYSFDVLYSPYPEALSYDLSKLRMDNYKGNNSEILFEELKGDSSSVTDHIMKTLSESSKRSTRHIHSKSDGIEFIVKSLNLYKGRFYFVLQIKNSRNINYQVDYINFKITDKKNLKRTVVQNKILYPLRIYSPAESIESQSTSSSVYLFDQFTLPNDQVLFIEIFEKNGGRHQRIKVKNKDLIKAEPIEKHF